Sequence from the Rutidosis leptorrhynchoides isolate AG116_Rl617_1_P2 chromosome 3, CSIRO_AGI_Rlap_v1, whole genome shotgun sequence genome:
tttgtaAATTGAGCTTAAACCGAACCCGACTGGAAGCCAAATTCAAATTTGGTTCGGTTTTTTCTTCAGTTTTTATTCGATTCAATTTTTCTAATCCGAATCAGTACGTTTTCAGATTAAATGGTTTATAACCAACACCACTAGTATAATTCTTCAACTAAGATGAAAAGCTTACAATAAAACTAGGGGTATGAAAACCCCGGAGTATTATTACGTGAGTTTAGTCCTATAATTCATCCTACTGTTTAAGTATTTTAATTATCTTATTAAAGAAGCTTAAACTAAATTTTGGTATCTACTTGACACTACTTTTTTGCAGCACATCATTTGGGCGTACAATTCCTTAGTGCATTCCTAGATGCTTTGGGTTCAAACTTCACCCAAGGAGCCAACTTCGCCACAGCTGGTTCAACCATTAGACCTCAAAATACAACTCGGCATCAAAGCGGTTTGAGCCCCATTTCCTTAAATGTTCAGTCATATCAGTTCAACGATTTTTATGTTAGGACTCAAGTTATTCGCAAAGGTAACATCCCATCCCATCCAATCCATATATAAATCTTTACGTCATTTGTATGATATAATCATCTAACCATTGTCTAAAACAGAGAATAAGGTCTTTAAGGAATTACTTCCAACACCAGAAGCATTTTCACGCGGTTTATACACGTTTGATATCGGACAGAACGATTTGACGGGTGGTTTGTTCTTAAACTTGTCAATCGATCAAGTCAAAGCATCTGTTCCTGATATCTTAGGCCAATTAAAAACCTTCATTAAGGTGTGTATGGATTACCCCATCCAATACGTATATCTTATGTCATACAATATACAACTTGAACAGGAAAAACATTATCTGTTTATCCGTTTACTCGTTTACTTCATACAACAATACTAATTAACCTTTTAGTAATTTACATTTCGTTTAAAATACTATTAGTTTCTTATTTGGTTTTTACCTCGTAGGATGTTCACGAACGAGGAGGAAGATCGTTTTGGATACACAACACTGGTCCAATCGGATGTTTACCGTATGTATTGGAACGTTTGCCAACCAAGCGCCAACACTTGGACAAGAGCGGATGTGCTATTCCATTCAATGAACTAGCCAAATTCTTTAACCGAAAATTAAAAGATCTCGTGGACCAACTACACGAAGAACTTCCTGAAGCCGCGATCACGTATGTGGATATCTATAAAGCAAGAT
This genomic interval carries:
- the LOC139897641 gene encoding GDSL esterase/lipase At3g26430-like, translated to MEPFAFMLKHVSFLFFLILLSNQPLNATGSNYPCYFPAIFNFGDSNSDTGGIAAAFGQTPPPNGETYFHRPVGRYSDGRLVIDFIAHHLGVQFLSAFLDALGSNFTQGANFATAGSTIRPQNTTRHQSGLSPISLNVQSYQFNDFYVRTQVIRKENKVFKELLPTPEAFSRGLYTFDIGQNDLTGGLFLNLSIDQVKASVPDILGQLKTFIKDVHERGGRSFWIHNTGPIGCLPYVLERLPTKRQHLDKSGCAIPFNELAKFFNRKLKDLVDQLHEELPEAAITYVDIYKARYSLISQANKHGFKHPLRACCGYGGKYNYDIHAFCGSYVQDNGKEIFVGSCPDPCHMIIWDGIHYTEAANKWVFDHIVNGSLSNPPVPLSMACYSK